The Rhododendron vialii isolate Sample 1 chromosome 5a, ASM3025357v1 genome contains a region encoding:
- the LOC131327981 gene encoding uncharacterized protein LOC131327981, with protein MCLVFVCDEDERVVGRQPAPGACPYCGGMIQAMDVESQWRFCFLPLYQKTKRKFYCTLCARRLIMQS; from the coding sequence ATGTGCCTGGTATTTGTGTGCGATGAGGATGAGAGGGTGGTGGGGAGGCAACCAGCGCCGGGAGCGTGTCCGTACTGCGGAGGCATGATCCAGGCCATGGACGTCGAGAGCCAGTGGAGGTTCTGCTTCCTCCCTCTCTATCAAAAGACCAAACGCAAGTTCTACTGCACCCTCTGCGCCCGCCGCCTAATTATGCAGTCCTGA